A genome region from Microbacterium terricola includes the following:
- a CDS encoding MFS transporter — translation MTARSGDGGGPFGWRFTAPLLLASSLNPINSSLLATGLTGIAREFAVSPGAAATLVSVLYLCSAIAQPAVGRLGLVFGQRRVFAAGLVLVVAGGVAGALAPSFAWLLLARALIGVGTSAAFPTSMALVRARADRAGGGTPTRVIGLLSIAAQVSLVIGLPLGGLLTSLLGWRSLFAVNVPLALVTLVAVGRWIERDGPIERSSPARMLVTLDAAGMAVFAGVMAGLLVFLGDLAHPRWWLLGAVVLGGLLFVLWERRVSSPFIDVRLLAAQPALARIFARQLLSGVAVFTALYGLSQWMGDAAGLDAAAVGVIMLPLSLVSILVARLVSVRGWVRGPLIGGACAVVLAGGMLLLLQSATAWLVPMLLLTAVVYGLAQGLTAVATQVATYVLTPAGQLGTAAGLLRSFGYIGAMLSAGVISVTFGAVPTDAGLHRQGWVIAALGVVLILLTIDRRLPRTAGHRAT, via the coding sequence ATGACGGCGCGCAGCGGGGACGGCGGCGGCCCGTTCGGCTGGCGCTTCACCGCGCCGCTGCTCCTCGCCTCGTCGCTCAACCCGATCAACAGCTCGCTGCTCGCGACCGGCCTCACCGGCATCGCGCGCGAGTTCGCGGTCTCCCCCGGGGCCGCGGCCACGCTGGTGTCGGTGCTGTACCTGTGCAGCGCGATCGCCCAGCCGGCCGTCGGTCGCCTCGGACTCGTGTTCGGTCAGCGCAGGGTGTTCGCGGCCGGACTGGTGCTGGTCGTGGCCGGCGGCGTCGCGGGCGCACTCGCCCCCTCGTTCGCGTGGCTGCTGCTCGCTCGCGCGCTGATCGGCGTCGGCACCTCGGCCGCCTTCCCCACCTCGATGGCGCTGGTCCGTGCCCGCGCCGACAGGGCGGGAGGCGGCACGCCGACCCGCGTGATCGGCCTGCTGTCGATCGCCGCTCAGGTGTCGCTCGTGATCGGGCTGCCTCTCGGCGGCCTGCTCACCAGCCTGCTGGGCTGGCGGTCGCTGTTCGCTGTGAACGTCCCGCTCGCGCTGGTCACCCTCGTCGCGGTGGGGCGCTGGATCGAGCGCGACGGACCGATCGAGCGCAGCTCCCCCGCGCGGATGCTGGTGACGCTCGATGCGGCCGGCATGGCCGTGTTCGCCGGTGTGATGGCCGGGCTGCTCGTGTTCCTCGGCGACCTGGCCCACCCGCGCTGGTGGCTGCTCGGCGCGGTCGTGCTCGGCGGGCTGCTGTTCGTGCTGTGGGAGCGGCGGGTGTCGTCGCCGTTCATCGACGTGCGACTGCTCGCCGCGCAGCCCGCCCTGGCGCGGATCTTCGCACGCCAGCTGCTCTCGGGTGTCGCCGTGTTCACCGCGCTGTACGGATTGAGCCAGTGGATGGGCGACGCGGCCGGGCTCGATGCCGCAGCCGTCGGCGTGATCATGCTGCCGCTGTCGCTCGTCAGCATCCTCGTCGCCCGGCTCGTGTCGGTCCGCGGCTGGGTGCGCGGCCCCCTCATCGGGGGAGCCTGCGCGGTCGTCCTGGCGGGAGGGATGCTGCTGCTCCTCCAGTCGGCGACCGCCTGGCTGGTGCCGATGCTGCTGCTCACCGCCGTCGTCTACGGCCTGGCGCAGGGCCTGACCGCCGTGGCCACCCAGGTCGCGACGTACGTGCTCACCCCGGCCGGGCAGCTCGGCACCGCCGCGGGGCTGCTGCGCAGCTTCGGCTACATCGGGGCGATGCTGTCGGCCGGGGTCATCTCGGTCACCTTCGGGGCGGTGCCGACCGACGCAGGCCTGCACAGGCAGGGCTGGGTGATCGCCGCCCTGGGGGTGGTGCTCATCCTCCTGACCATCGACCGGCGCCTTCCTCGCACGGCGGGGCATCGCGCGACCTGA
- a CDS encoding GlsB/YeaQ/YmgE family stress response membrane protein — translation MGFLGFLLLGLIAGAIAKLILPGKQGGGWLITLLLGVVGALLGGWLGSVLFNAPLEEFFSIQTWLLAIGGSIIVLLIYGFFANRSSRKA, via the coding sequence ATGGGCTTCCTCGGATTCCTTCTTCTCGGCCTGATCGCCGGCGCGATCGCCAAGCTCATCCTCCCCGGCAAGCAGGGCGGCGGCTGGCTGATCACGCTCCTCCTCGGCGTCGTCGGCGCGCTGCTCGGCGGATGGCTCGGCAGCGTCCTCTTCAACGCACCGCTCGAGGAGTTCTTCTCGATCCAGACGTGGCTGCTCGCCATCGGCGGTTCGATCATCGTGCTGCTGATCTACGGCTTCTTCGCCAACCGCAGCTCGCGCAAGGCCTGA
- a CDS encoding zinc-dependent alcohol dehydrogenase, which yields MKALTWQGKRKVTVEEVPDPVIQAPTDAIVKITSTAICGSDLHLYEIFGPYLDAGDILGHEPMGVVVEVGSAVSQLAVGDRVVVPFNIACGSCFMCRHGLQSQCETTQVTEYGSGAALFGYTKLYGQVPGGQAEYLRVPLADHNHIKVGSDLPDDRYLFLSDILPTGWQGVEYANVPDGGTVAVMGLGPVGQFAARAAVHRGYRVLAVDPEAPRREMAARHGIETFDLTDTVVAELRDLTEGRGPDSVIDAVGLEAHGNPGIKLAQDAIGLLPDAIAQKLMDTAGVDRLAAVYASIDLVRRGGTVSLSGVYAGEADILPMKTMFDKQISLRMGQCNVKRWVDDLLPLVEEPADPLGVMDLVTHHAPLTDAPGLYETFQKKEDGCIKVVLRP from the coding sequence ATGAAGGCCCTCACCTGGCAGGGCAAGCGGAAGGTCACCGTCGAGGAGGTGCCGGATCCGGTGATCCAGGCGCCGACCGACGCGATCGTGAAGATCACCTCGACCGCGATCTGCGGATCCGACCTGCATCTGTACGAGATCTTCGGCCCGTACCTCGATGCCGGCGACATCCTCGGCCACGAGCCGATGGGCGTCGTGGTGGAGGTCGGTTCGGCGGTTTCGCAGCTGGCAGTGGGGGACCGCGTGGTGGTGCCGTTCAACATCGCGTGCGGGAGCTGCTTCATGTGCCGGCACGGTCTGCAGTCGCAGTGCGAGACGACGCAGGTCACCGAGTACGGCAGTGGGGCGGCGCTCTTCGGCTACACCAAGCTGTACGGCCAGGTGCCCGGCGGTCAGGCCGAGTACCTCCGGGTGCCGCTGGCCGACCACAACCACATCAAGGTCGGCTCGGACCTCCCCGACGACCGGTACCTCTTCCTCAGCGACATCCTGCCGACGGGGTGGCAGGGCGTGGAGTACGCGAACGTGCCCGACGGCGGCACGGTGGCCGTGATGGGGCTCGGCCCCGTGGGCCAGTTCGCGGCGCGCGCCGCCGTCCACCGCGGGTACCGGGTGCTGGCGGTGGATCCGGAGGCGCCGCGACGTGAGATGGCCGCACGGCACGGCATCGAGACCTTCGACCTCACCGACACCGTCGTCGCGGAGCTGCGGGATCTCACCGAGGGTCGCGGACCCGACTCGGTCATCGACGCCGTCGGCCTCGAGGCACACGGCAACCCCGGCATCAAGCTCGCTCAGGACGCGATCGGCCTGCTCCCCGATGCGATCGCGCAGAAGCTCATGGACACCGCCGGCGTCGACCGGCTCGCCGCCGTGTACGCCTCCATCGACCTCGTCCGCCGAGGCGGCACCGTGTCGCTGAGTGGCGTCTACGCGGGCGAAGCCGACATCCTCCCGATGAAGACGATGTTCGACAAGCAGATCTCGCTGCGGATGGGACAGTGCAACGTCAAGCGGTGGGTCGACGACCTGCTGCCCCTCGTGGAGGAGCCCGCCGATCCGCTCGGCGTGATGGACCTCGTCACGCATCACGCACCGCTCACCGATGCCCCCGGCCTCTACGAGACGTTCCAGAAGAAGGAGGACGGCTGCATCAAGGTGGTGCTCCGGCCCTGA
- a CDS encoding SRPBCC family protein: MVQIIETIDVDVPVRVAYNQWTQFESFPKFLDEVESLTQIDDTHTHWKVKVGGAEREFDAEITEQHPDERVAWRSTQGEAAHAGVVTFHKLDEDSSRVTVQLDWEPEGLLEKAGALVGAGSHAVKKDLKNFKEFIESRGAETGAWRGDVSA; encoded by the coding sequence ATGGTGCAGATCATCGAGACCATCGACGTCGACGTCCCCGTCCGCGTCGCCTACAACCAGTGGACGCAGTTCGAGAGCTTCCCGAAGTTCCTGGACGAGGTCGAGTCGCTCACCCAGATCGACGACACGCACACCCACTGGAAGGTGAAGGTCGGCGGAGCGGAGCGCGAGTTCGACGCCGAGATCACCGAGCAGCACCCGGATGAGCGCGTCGCCTGGCGGAGCACGCAGGGCGAGGCGGCGCACGCAGGGGTCGTGACGTTCCACAAGCTCGACGAGGACTCGAGCCGCGTCACCGTCCAGCTCGACTGGGAGCCGGAGGGTCTGCTGGAGAAAGCGGGCGCCCTCGTCGGCGCCGGCTCGCACGCGGTCAAGAAGGACCTCAAGAACTTCAAGGAGTTCATCGAGAGCCGCGGCGCCGAGACCGGTGCGTGGCGAGGTGACGTCTCGGCCTGA
- a CDS encoding PadR family transcriptional regulator: MGNQMTEMLKGTLEGIVLTILAAEPAYGYEITARLRDEGFAEIVEGTVYALLVRIEQRGFVDVEKVPSEKGPPRKVYSLNAQGREQLGEFWETWSFIAERMEKLHHEHTDHIDEGEK, from the coding sequence ATGGGCAATCAGATGACCGAGATGCTCAAGGGCACGCTCGAAGGCATCGTCCTCACGATCCTGGCGGCCGAGCCGGCGTACGGATACGAGATCACGGCGCGGCTGCGAGACGAGGGCTTCGCCGAGATCGTCGAGGGCACCGTCTACGCCCTGCTGGTCCGCATCGAGCAGCGCGGGTTCGTCGACGTCGAGAAGGTGCCGTCGGAGAAGGGCCCGCCGCGCAAGGTGTACTCGCTCAACGCCCAGGGCCGGGAACAGCTCGGCGAGTTCTGGGAGACGTGGAGCTTCATCGCCGAGCGCATGGAGAAGCTCCACCACGAACACACAGATCACATCGACGAAGGAGAGAAGTAG
- a CDS encoding DUF1048 domain-containing protein, with protein MAAKWIEFLTGSLDDKKAYRQYKARIAALPEPYKTAASAFERYFMYNGGITDGDPGVMITMLNDFADLWERAAADKTPVDEIVGDDPVDFAEAFAAAYAGKRWIDKERTRLTDTIRGLKTEEER; from the coding sequence ATGGCCGCAAAGTGGATCGAATTCCTCACGGGATCACTCGACGACAAGAAGGCGTATCGGCAGTACAAGGCCCGCATCGCGGCGCTGCCCGAACCGTACAAGACCGCCGCGTCGGCCTTCGAGCGGTACTTCATGTACAACGGCGGCATCACCGATGGTGACCCCGGCGTCATGATCACGATGCTGAACGACTTCGCCGACCTGTGGGAGCGTGCCGCCGCCGACAAGACGCCGGTCGACGAGATCGTCGGCGACGACCCGGTCGACTTCGCCGAGGCGTTCGCCGCGGCGTACGCCGGCAAGCGCTGGATCGACAAGGAGCGCACGCGCCTCACGGACACCATCCGGGGGCTCAAGACCGAGGAGGAGCGATGA
- a CDS encoding ABC transporter ATP-binding protein translates to MTSTTDAAIRVAGLEKSFKDLHVLRGVDFEVAPGTIFALLGSNGAGKTTVVRILSTLLKADAGAATVHGHDVATHAQEVREAISLTGQFAAVDEVLSGRENLVLVAQLRHLKNPGQIADDLLARFALTEAGGRKAATYSGGMRRRLDIAMSLIGNPPVIFLDEPTTGLDPQARIEVWQTVKQLARTGTTVLLTTQYLDEAEQLADRIAILHEGRILVNGTLAELKKLLPAAKVEYIEKQPSLEDVFLALVGDSAAPAGTDSEERR, encoded by the coding sequence ATGACTTCCACCACGGATGCTGCCATCCGCGTGGCAGGACTCGAGAAGTCGTTCAAGGACCTGCACGTGCTGCGCGGGGTCGACTTCGAGGTCGCCCCCGGCACGATCTTCGCCCTGCTCGGCTCGAACGGTGCGGGCAAGACGACCGTCGTGCGGATCCTGTCGACGCTGCTCAAGGCTGACGCAGGGGCGGCGACCGTGCACGGCCACGATGTGGCCACGCACGCGCAGGAGGTGCGGGAGGCGATCAGCCTCACGGGACAGTTCGCCGCCGTCGATGAGGTGCTCAGCGGCCGGGAGAATCTGGTCCTCGTCGCGCAGCTGCGCCACCTCAAGAACCCCGGCCAGATCGCGGACGACCTGCTCGCGCGGTTCGCCCTGACCGAGGCCGGCGGTCGGAAGGCCGCCACCTACTCCGGTGGCATGCGCCGGCGGCTCGACATCGCGATGAGCCTCATCGGCAACCCGCCGGTGATCTTCCTCGACGAGCCGACGACGGGCCTCGACCCGCAGGCGCGCATCGAGGTCTGGCAGACCGTGAAGCAGCTCGCGAGGACCGGCACGACCGTGCTGCTCACCACGCAGTACCTCGACGAGGCAGAACAGCTCGCCGACCGCATCGCGATCCTCCATGAGGGACGCATCCTCGTCAACGGCACCCTGGCAGAGCTCAAGAAGCTCCTGCCGGCCGCCAAGGTCGAGTACATCGAGAAGCAGCCGAGCCTCGAGGACGTGTTCCTCGCGCTCGTCGGCGACAGCGCGGCACCAGCCGGCACGGACAGTGAGGAACGACGATGA
- a CDS encoding ABC transporter permease, whose protein sequence is MTTHFFGDTAVLTSRSLRHILRSPDTIITTAVTPVALMLLFVFVFGGAIDTGALSYIDYMLPGILLITIASGIAYTAYRLFLDLQGGIFERFQSMPIARSASLWAHVLTSLVANLASIVIVVGVALLMGFRTGAGVWGWLAVTGMLVLFTLALTWIAVIAGLSAKTVDGASAFSYPLIFLPFISSAFVPTETMPAPVQWFAENQPVTSIVNSIRDIFSGQPVGDDIWVALAWCLGILVVAYFGAMAIYRRKIS, encoded by the coding sequence ATGACCACGCACTTCTTCGGCGACACCGCCGTCTTGACCAGCCGCTCGCTGCGTCACATCCTGCGCAGCCCCGACACGATCATCACGACGGCCGTCACGCCGGTCGCGCTCATGCTGCTGTTCGTCTTCGTCTTCGGCGGCGCGATCGACACGGGCGCGCTGTCGTACATCGACTACATGCTGCCGGGCATCCTGCTCATCACGATCGCGTCGGGCATCGCGTACACCGCATACCGGCTGTTCCTCGATCTGCAGGGCGGCATCTTCGAGCGCTTCCAGTCCATGCCGATCGCACGGTCGGCGTCGCTCTGGGCGCACGTGCTGACCTCGCTCGTGGCCAACCTGGCCTCGATCGTGATCGTCGTGGGCGTCGCTCTGCTGATGGGTTTCCGCACGGGAGCCGGCGTGTGGGGCTGGCTCGCCGTCACCGGCATGCTGGTGCTGTTCACCCTGGCGCTGACCTGGATCGCGGTCATCGCCGGACTGTCGGCCAAGACCGTGGACGGCGCGAGCGCGTTCTCATACCCGCTCATCTTCCTGCCGTTCATCAGCTCCGCGTTCGTGCCGACCGAGACGATGCCCGCACCGGTGCAGTGGTTCGCTGAGAACCAGCCGGTGACCTCGATCGTCAACTCGATCCGCGACATCTTCTCAGGGCAGCCGGTCGGAGACGACATCTGGGTGGCACTGGCCTGGTGCCTCGGCATCCTCGTTGTTGCGTACTTCGGGGCGATGGCGATCTACCGGCGGAAGATCAGCTGA
- a CDS encoding CGNR zinc finger domain-containing protein yields the protein MSLEMDAAPPSIRLVAAFVNSVEWQEDEDTWRSPADLGRWFVAHAQTDAGQLTADDLRLAQQIREGLREVLLAHAGHEPLAAALDGLNEGLRSVPVRLSFAPDGAPALTGMPGAAAGFGVIVQAIETARADGSWSRLKACARDTCRWAYWDDSRNGSARWCSMAGCGNYVKMRRRNSPGSARDEAIPAAGSGTRAPRLLDVAARSGVSMKTVSNVVTGRIRVAEATRIRVQAAIDELGYRPNQAARELRAERVS from the coding sequence ATGTCTCTCGAGATGGATGCTGCTCCCCCGTCGATCCGCCTGGTCGCCGCCTTCGTGAACAGTGTGGAGTGGCAGGAGGATGAGGACACCTGGCGCAGCCCCGCCGACCTCGGCCGCTGGTTCGTCGCGCACGCGCAGACGGATGCGGGTCAGCTGACAGCGGACGATCTCCGGCTGGCCCAGCAGATCCGCGAGGGCCTCCGCGAGGTGCTGCTCGCCCACGCCGGACACGAGCCGCTTGCTGCCGCGCTCGACGGCCTGAACGAGGGCCTGCGGTCGGTGCCGGTGCGGCTGTCCTTCGCTCCGGACGGCGCACCCGCGCTGACGGGCATGCCCGGTGCCGCAGCCGGCTTCGGTGTGATCGTCCAGGCCATCGAGACGGCGAGGGCCGACGGCAGCTGGTCGCGACTGAAGGCCTGCGCCCGCGACACCTGCCGCTGGGCGTACTGGGACGACTCGCGCAACGGCTCCGCGCGCTGGTGCTCGATGGCGGGGTGCGGCAACTACGTCAAGATGCGGCGACGCAACAGCCCCGGCTCGGCGCGGGACGAGGCGATCCCCGCGGCCGGTTCGGGAACGCGGGCTCCGCGGCTGCTCGACGTGGCTGCGCGATCCGGCGTGTCGATGAAGACGGTGTCCAACGTCGTCACAGGCAGGATCCGGGTCGCCGAAGCGACCCGGATCCGTGTGCAGGCGGCGATCGATGAGCTCGGCTACCGCCCGAATCAGGCTGCACGCGAGCTGCGCGCCGAGCGGGTCAGCTGA
- a CDS encoding histidine phosphatase family protein, with amino-acid sequence MAVNELWLVRHGESLGNEAATRAEHEGLERIPLDVRDADVELSPTGVEQAQALGTWLAGHRSAIDVFWVSPYLRARQTLAGALGEGAGSARVIVDERLRDRELGILDLLTAHGVARLHPEEAERRRQLGKFYHRPPGGESWADVALRLRSFLRDAADVSEGTAMVVAHDAIVMLFLYLMVPMEEAELLDFAAANTVLNASVTHVVRRGVGWELVDFSVVDHLVREGADVTVHPGHPDVQPE; translated from the coding sequence ATGGCGGTGAACGAACTCTGGCTCGTGCGGCATGGCGAAAGCCTCGGCAACGAGGCGGCCACCCGCGCCGAACACGAAGGACTCGAGCGCATCCCGCTGGATGTCCGCGACGCGGACGTGGAGCTCTCCCCGACTGGCGTCGAGCAGGCTCAAGCCCTCGGCACGTGGCTGGCCGGCCACCGCTCCGCGATCGACGTCTTCTGGGTGTCTCCCTACCTGCGGGCGCGGCAGACACTCGCCGGCGCGCTGGGCGAGGGCGCCGGATCCGCGCGCGTCATCGTGGACGAGCGACTGCGCGACCGTGAGCTCGGCATCCTCGATCTGCTGACGGCCCATGGCGTCGCGCGACTCCACCCCGAGGAAGCAGAGCGCCGCAGACAGCTCGGCAAGTTCTACCACCGTCCCCCCGGCGGGGAGTCATGGGCCGACGTCGCCCTGCGGCTGAGGTCGTTCCTGCGCGACGCCGCGGACGTGTCAGAGGGCACCGCGATGGTGGTCGCCCATGATGCGATCGTGATGCTCTTCCTCTACCTGATGGTGCCGATGGAGGAGGCCGAGCTGCTCGACTTCGCCGCGGCGAACACGGTCCTCAACGCCTCCGTCACGCACGTCGTGCGACGCGGTGTCGGCTGGGAGCTGGTCGACTTCTCGGTGGTCGACCATCTCGTGCGGGAAGGCGCCGACGTGACAGTCCACCCCGGTCACCCCGATGTCCAGCCCGAGTGA
- a CDS encoding ADP-dependent NAD(P)H-hydrate dehydratase, translating to MSSPSEAVDRRLLRTWGLPDPGDSKKSRGRVIVVGGSRRSPGAALLAGEATLRVGAGRLALVVPDPLVGPLGPALPEAALLSLPPRAGEPLQADVEEELSEADAVLLGPGFDDAYGTRATLLSVAAARRGPLVLDAFGIGVLPTVDRALLPRHLVLNANLEEAAILLGRDVSTNTPDDLVEVAQQYDAVVHCYGIVAAADGRSWRVPPGAAGLGTSGSGDVLAGAITGFLARGLDPIRAAVWGSWAHARAGDRLTDRVGVGFLARDIPSELTRAIVDVDR from the coding sequence ATGTCCAGCCCGAGTGAGGCGGTCGACCGCCGGCTGCTGCGGACGTGGGGGCTGCCCGACCCCGGCGACTCGAAGAAGTCCCGCGGGCGGGTGATCGTCGTCGGCGGCTCGCGGCGCTCGCCGGGTGCCGCGCTGCTCGCCGGGGAGGCGACATTGCGCGTGGGCGCCGGCCGCCTCGCCCTCGTCGTGCCTGACCCGCTCGTCGGGCCGCTGGGACCGGCGCTGCCCGAGGCCGCGTTGCTGTCGCTGCCCCCGCGTGCGGGAGAACCGCTGCAGGCCGACGTCGAGGAGGAGCTGTCGGAGGCGGACGCCGTGCTGTTGGGGCCCGGATTCGACGATGCCTACGGCACCAGGGCCACCCTGCTCTCGGTCGCCGCGGCTCGGCGCGGGCCCCTCGTGCTCGATGCCTTCGGCATCGGCGTGCTGCCCACGGTCGACCGTGCGCTGCTTCCCCGGCACCTCGTGCTGAACGCCAACCTCGAGGAGGCCGCGATCCTGCTCGGCCGCGACGTGTCGACCAACACCCCTGACGACCTCGTCGAGGTCGCTCAGCAGTACGACGCCGTCGTGCACTGCTACGGGATCGTCGCCGCCGCCGACGGCCGATCGTGGCGGGTGCCGCCGGGTGCTGCGGGCCTCGGCACCTCCGGAAGCGGTGACGTGCTCGCGGGTGCCATCACCGGCTTTCTCGCCCGGGGGCTCGATCCGATCCGCGCGGCGGTGTGGGGAAGCTGGGCTCACGCCCGCGCGGGCGATCGGCTGACCGACCGGGTCGGGGTCGGCTTCCTCGCCAGGGACATCCCGTCCGAGCTGACTCGTGCCATCGTCGACGTCGACCGATGA
- a CDS encoding CPBP family intramembrane glutamic endopeptidase, translating into MAEQASGWQGFWERGGIWRALLLAVVYYGLYELFGFLLGLAFPEGGAARGDEGSAADVLIGTMLPIVFGSAVLVAFAASLGWVKELFGPQPVRGRRWMWIAIVVVLAINVSSLLSIDYGEAGFVLVATWLLTGLFVGFAEEVLTRGFVVNLMRKAGHGEIAVALASAGIFAALHAGNRFTSDQGQGVTALQVVYTFGFGLCMYLALRVTGTLWGPILLHASTDPTLFLHAEFPTGGVFGLLPALSTFLVIATGAVLLIVLIVSERRRTRQATDTGAVAR; encoded by the coding sequence GTGGCTGAGCAGGCGTCGGGGTGGCAGGGGTTCTGGGAGCGCGGCGGCATCTGGCGGGCGCTGCTGCTCGCCGTCGTCTACTACGGCCTGTATGAGCTGTTCGGGTTCCTGCTCGGGCTGGCCTTCCCCGAGGGAGGTGCTGCGCGCGGCGACGAGGGGAGCGCGGCGGATGTGCTCATCGGCACGATGCTGCCCATCGTGTTCGGCAGCGCCGTGCTCGTGGCGTTCGCCGCCTCGCTCGGCTGGGTCAAGGAGCTCTTCGGGCCGCAGCCGGTGCGCGGGCGTCGATGGATGTGGATCGCCATCGTCGTCGTGCTGGCGATCAACGTCTCGTCCCTTCTGAGCATCGACTACGGCGAGGCGGGTTTCGTGCTGGTCGCGACCTGGCTGCTCACCGGGCTGTTCGTCGGCTTCGCCGAGGAGGTGCTCACCCGCGGGTTCGTGGTGAACCTCATGCGCAAGGCCGGCCACGGCGAGATCGCCGTCGCGCTCGCCTCGGCCGGCATCTTCGCGGCGCTGCACGCCGGCAACCGCTTCACCTCGGACCAGGGACAGGGCGTCACCGCGCTCCAAGTCGTGTACACCTTCGGCTTCGGCCTGTGCATGTACCTCGCGCTGCGCGTCACCGGCACCCTGTGGGGCCCGATCCTCCTGCACGCGAGCACCGACCCGACGCTGTTCCTGCACGCCGAGTTCCCGACCGGAGGGGTCTTCGGCCTCCTCCCCGCGCTGAGCACCTTCCTCGTGATCGCGACCGGCGCCGTCCTGCTCATCGTGCTGATCGTGAGCGAACGGCGCAGGACGCGTCAGGCGACCGACACCGGAGCCGTCGCGCGCTGA
- a CDS encoding glycosyltransferase: MRSDRILAAAIVIPAHDEEDLIHACLTSVELAALAARHVTGRVTTVLVLDSCSDATAQLAADFPVEVVTIDAGRVGAARAAGVDAALRANRDVPPSRLWIAHTDADSAVPPHWLTHQLRLAKRGADVVVGTVRPDFRDLDETQTEAWWATHTPGVANGHVHGANLGTRASTLIGAGGFEDVREHEDVWLVEEMRARGARLVASDAAWVRTSGRQQGRTVGGYARYLREDLIAAAAAATQRATAPVSVA; encoded by the coding sequence ATGAGATCCGACCGCATCCTGGCCGCGGCCATCGTCATCCCCGCGCACGACGAGGAGGACCTCATCCACGCGTGCCTCACATCGGTGGAGCTCGCCGCGCTGGCGGCCCGTCACGTGACCGGACGCGTGACGACCGTGCTCGTCCTGGACTCCTGCTCCGACGCGACCGCCCAGCTGGCGGCCGACTTCCCGGTGGAGGTGGTCACGATCGACGCGGGCCGGGTCGGTGCAGCACGTGCCGCCGGGGTCGACGCCGCGCTGCGGGCCAATCGCGACGTTCCGCCCTCCCGGCTGTGGATCGCGCACACGGACGCCGACTCCGCGGTGCCGCCGCACTGGCTCACGCATCAGCTGCGACTCGCGAAACGCGGCGCCGACGTGGTGGTGGGGACGGTGCGACCCGACTTCCGCGACCTCGACGAGACCCAGACCGAGGCATGGTGGGCGACGCACACGCCCGGAGTCGCCAACGGGCACGTGCACGGGGCGAACCTCGGCACGCGCGCGAGCACGCTGATCGGCGCGGGCGGCTTCGAGGACGTGCGCGAGCACGAGGACGTCTGGCTCGTCGAGGAGATGCGCGCCCGCGGTGCGAGGCTCGTCGCCTCCGACGCTGCGTGGGTGCGCACCAGCGGTCGCCAGCAGGGCCGCACGGTCGGCGGCTATGCGCGCTATCTCCGCGAGGACCTCATCGCGGCTGCCGCCGCGGCGACTCAGCGCGCGACGGCTCCGGTGTCGGTCGCCTGA